Proteins from a genomic interval of Chionomys nivalis chromosome 7, mChiNiv1.1, whole genome shotgun sequence:
- the LOC130878599 gene encoding spermatid-specific linker histone H1-like protein: MQRDTSLASPSADPNAAVAVDQDASTSGDPSKSEAEPHTSPQTLRKPSMSKVILRAVSDKGVRSRVSLAALKKAVTTTGYNMNRNSWRFKRALQNLVQKGMLKKVTGKGTSGSFRLGKKQAFKSKSKAKRRQRRGRKQKPGQRKSGPRQSLLGSRKSHNRLFKGVRRVAKGRRH; the protein is encoded by the coding sequence atgcagagagacaCGTCGCTGGCGTCACCATCTGCAGACCCAAATGCTGCGGTGGCTGTAGACCAGGATGCCAGCACATCAGGGGACCCAAGCAAGAGTGAGGCTGAGCCCCACACCAGCCCTCAAACCCTGCGGAAACCCAGCATGTCGAAGGTGATTCTGAGGGCTGTGTCTGACAAAGGGGTGCGCAGCCGTGTGTCCCTTGCTGCCTTGAAGAAAGCTGTGACCACCACAGGCTACAATATGAACCGCAACAGCTGGCGCTTCAAGCGTGCACTCCAGAATCTAGTGCAGAAAGGCATGCTCAAGAAGGTGACTGGCAAGGGTACCTCAGGTTCTTTCCGCCTGGGTAAGAAGCAAGCCTTCAAGTCCAAGAGCAAGGCCAAGAGACGCCAGCGGAGGGGGCGGAAGCAGAAGCCTGGGCAGCGCAAGTCTGGACCACGTCAGTCACTACTAGGCTCCAGAAAGAGCCATAATCGGCTTTTCAAGGGAGTTCGTAGGGTGGCCAAAGGCCGCCGCCACTAA